From a region of the Mobula birostris isolate sMobBir1 chromosome 28, sMobBir1.hap1, whole genome shotgun sequence genome:
- the LOC140189271 gene encoding histone H2B 1/2-like, with amino-acid sequence MPETAKPAPKKGAKKTLPKPAGKAGKKRKRLRKESYSIYIYKVMKQVHPDTGISSKAMSIMNSFVNDIFERIGGEASRLAHYNKRSTITSREIQTAVRLLLPGELAKHAVSEGTKAVTKYTSSK; translated from the coding sequence ATGCCTGAGACAGCGAAACCCGCTCCGAAGAAGGGCGCCAAGAAAACTCTGCCCAAACCAGCGGGTAAGGCAGGGAAGAAGCGCAAGAGGCTGAGGAAGGAGAGTTACTCCATCTACATCTACAAAGTGATGAAGCAGGTTCACCCCGATACTGGCATCTCCTCCAAGGCCATGAGCATCATGAATTCATTCGTCAACGACATCTTCGAGCGCATCGGGGGCGAGGCTTCCCGCCTGGCCCATTACAACAAGCGGTCAACCATCACCTCACGGGAGATCCAGACCGCCGTGCGCCTGCTGCTGCCCGGGGAGCTGGCCAAGCACGCCGTTTCCGAAGGAACAAAGGCGGTGACCAAGTACACCAGCTCCAAGTAA